The following are encoded together in the Citrobacter arsenatis genome:
- the nhoA gene encoding N-hydroxyarylamine O-acetyltransferase, translating into MTPFLTAYFARIGWSDSANVNIETLRALHLLHNSAIPFENLDVLLPREMQLDDLSLEEKLVTARRGGYCFEQNGVFERALREIGFNVRSLLGRVVLANPSSLPPRTHRLLLVELQGEQWIADVGFGGQTLTAPIRLQANIEQETPHGEYRLIQDHEDWILQFRHHEHWQSMYHFDLVVQHQSDYLMGNFWSAHWPQSHFRHHLLMCRHLPDGGKLTLTNFHFTHYQDGHAVEQINLPDVASLYALLQERFGLGVDDAKHGFTQDELATVMAAFDTHPEAGK; encoded by the coding sequence ATGACGCCTTTTTTAACCGCTTATTTTGCCCGTATTGGCTGGTCAGATTCGGCCAACGTCAACATTGAAACCTTACGAGCGCTACATCTACTGCACAACAGCGCAATTCCATTTGAAAACCTGGACGTATTGCTGCCAAGAGAGATGCAGCTTGACGATTTGTCGCTGGAAGAGAAGCTGGTCACGGCGCGTCGCGGCGGTTATTGCTTTGAACAGAACGGAGTGTTTGAACGCGCATTACGCGAAATCGGTTTTAACGTACGCAGTTTGCTCGGTCGCGTGGTACTGGCAAATCCGTCAAGCCTGCCACCGCGCACGCATCGTCTGTTGCTGGTTGAATTGCAGGGTGAGCAGTGGATTGCTGACGTTGGCTTCGGTGGGCAAACGCTGACGGCGCCGATTCGGCTGCAAGCTAACATTGAGCAGGAAACGCCACACGGCGAGTATCGGTTGATTCAGGACCATGAAGACTGGATCCTGCAGTTCCGTCATCATGAACACTGGCAATCAATGTACCATTTCGACCTGGTGGTACAGCATCAGAGCGATTATCTGATGGGCAACTTCTGGTCCGCTCATTGGCCGCAGTCACATTTTCGCCATCATCTGCTGATGTGTCGTCATCTGCCTGACGGCGGGAAATTAACATTAACCAATTTTCATTTTACCCATTATCAGGATGGACACGCGGTAGAGCAGATTAATCTGCCTGACGTCGCCAGCCTGTATGCTTTGTTGCAAGAACGGTTTGGACTGGGCGTGGATGACGCAAAGCATGGGTTTACCCAGGATGAGCTGGCAACGGTCATGGCGGCGTTTGATACGCATCCGGAAGCGGGGAAATAG
- a CDS encoding flavin reductase family protein — MSHFRSIELKHASRLLNHGPTILITSRDEHTERRNVMAAAWSMPVEFEPPRVAIVVDKTAWSRELIERSGKFGIVIPGVAAVNWTWAVGSVSGRVEDKFNCYGIPVVQGPVLGLPLIEAKCLAWMECRLLPATAAQEKYDTLFGEVVSAAADERAFVEGRWQFDDGKLNTLHHLGAGTFVSSGKRIIAVE; from the coding sequence ATGAGCCATTTTCGTTCGATCGAATTAAAACATGCCAGTCGGCTACTCAATCACGGCCCTACGATATTGATCACCAGCCGGGATGAGCATACCGAGCGGCGCAATGTGATGGCTGCGGCGTGGTCAATGCCTGTGGAATTTGAACCGCCGAGGGTAGCCATTGTTGTTGATAAGACCGCCTGGTCGCGTGAACTCATTGAACGTAGCGGTAAATTCGGCATCGTGATTCCGGGCGTCGCCGCCGTCAACTGGACCTGGGCCGTAGGCAGTGTTTCCGGTCGCGTGGAAGATAAATTCAACTGCTATGGCATTCCCGTGGTACAAGGACCGGTCCTGGGGTTACCGCTGATAGAAGCGAAATGTCTGGCCTGGATGGAGTGTCGCCTGTTGCCGGCCACTGCGGCGCAGGAAAAATATGACACGCTGTTTGGGGAAGTGGTTTCGGCAGCCGCTGATGAGCGAGCCTTCGTGGAAGGACGCTGGCAGTTTGATGATGGCAAGCTCAATACTCTGCATCACCTTGGGGCCGGAACGTTTGTCTCCAGCGGGAAGCGCATCATCGCAGTTGAATGA
- a CDS encoding alkyl/aryl-sulfatase: MQLNRIAQSFILAGLLTSFSVPVMAAEAPKDATAATQQANNALYNQLPFSDNTDFTDAHKGFIAPLPQDVIKGEQGNVIWNPQQYAFIKEGDKAPDTVNPSLWRQSQLINISGLFEVTDGVYQIRNLDLSNMTIIEGKEGVTVVDPLVSAETAKVGMDLYFKNRGQKPVVAVIYTHSHVDHYGGVRGVVDEADVKAGKVKIYAPAGFMEAAVAENIMAGNVMSRRASYMYGNLLKPDAKGQVGAGLGTTTSAGTVTLIAPTNIIEKDGQKEVIDGLTYDFMLAPGSEAPSEMLWYIEEKKLIESAEDVTHTLHNTYSLRGAKIREPLPWSKYINEAIVRWGDKAEILMAQHHWPTWGNDKVVSLLKSQRDLYRYINDQTLRMANEGLTRDEIAANFKLPDSLAHTWANRGYYGSVSHDVKATYVLYLGWFDGNPATLDELPPEESAKKFVDYMGGADAILQKAKTDYDQGNYRWVAQVVSKVVFADPNNQAARNLEADALEQLGYQAESGPWRNFYLTGAQELRNGVVKGPTPNTASPDTVRAMTPEMFFDYLAVHINGQKAGDAKSVFNIDLGSDGGKYKLELENGVLNHTANAEAKDADATVTLNRDTLNKIILKEVTLKQAQDSGDVKITGDGAKLDAMLGYMDKFEFWFNIVTP; this comes from the coding sequence ATGCAACTTAATAGAATCGCACAAAGTTTTATACTTGCTGGGTTACTCACATCGTTTTCTGTTCCCGTTATGGCCGCTGAGGCTCCTAAAGACGCCACCGCCGCCACGCAACAAGCCAACAACGCGCTTTACAACCAACTGCCCTTCTCCGATAACACCGACTTTACCGACGCCCACAAAGGCTTTATCGCTCCACTCCCGCAGGACGTGATCAAAGGCGAACAGGGAAATGTTATCTGGAATCCGCAGCAATACGCGTTCATCAAAGAAGGCGATAAAGCGCCGGATACGGTCAACCCGAGCCTGTGGCGTCAATCCCAGTTGATCAACATCAGCGGACTGTTTGAAGTAACGGATGGCGTTTACCAGATTCGTAACCTTGATCTGTCGAACATGACCATTATCGAAGGTAAAGAAGGTGTTACCGTCGTTGACCCGCTGGTCTCTGCAGAAACCGCAAAAGTCGGGATGGATCTTTACTTTAAAAACCGCGGTCAAAAACCGGTTGTCGCGGTGATTTATACCCACAGCCACGTTGACCATTACGGCGGCGTACGCGGCGTTGTTGATGAAGCCGACGTTAAAGCGGGCAAAGTGAAAATTTATGCGCCTGCCGGATTTATGGAAGCTGCGGTCGCTGAGAATATCATGGCCGGTAACGTCATGAGCCGCCGCGCGAGCTACATGTACGGCAACCTGTTAAAGCCTGATGCCAAAGGTCAGGTCGGCGCGGGACTGGGAACCACGACCTCTGCGGGAACCGTTACGCTGATTGCGCCAACGAATATCATTGAGAAAGATGGACAAAAAGAGGTCATTGACGGACTGACCTATGACTTCATGCTGGCTCCGGGGTCTGAAGCACCTTCGGAAATGCTGTGGTACATCGAAGAGAAGAAACTGATTGAGTCTGCGGAAGATGTCACTCACACCCTGCACAATACCTACTCTCTGCGCGGAGCCAAAATCCGTGAACCGCTGCCGTGGTCCAAATATATCAACGAAGCGATTGTCCGCTGGGGTGATAAAGCCGAAATACTGATGGCGCAGCACCACTGGCCAACCTGGGGTAATGACAAGGTTGTAAGCCTGCTGAAAAGCCAGCGCGACCTGTATCGTTACATCAACGACCAGACGCTGCGCATGGCTAACGAAGGTCTGACCCGCGATGAAATCGCCGCGAACTTTAAGCTGCCGGACTCACTGGCCCATACCTGGGCAAACCGCGGATACTATGGCTCCGTTAGCCATGATGTGAAAGCAACCTATGTGCTTTATCTCGGCTGGTTTGACGGCAACCCGGCAACGCTGGATGAACTGCCGCCTGAAGAATCTGCGAAGAAATTTGTCGACTATATGGGCGGTGCGGACGCCATTTTGCAGAAAGCCAAAACCGACTATGACCAGGGTAACTATCGCTGGGTGGCTCAGGTGGTGAGCAAAGTGGTATTTGCCGATCCGAATAACCAGGCCGCGCGTAATCTGGAAGCGGACGCGCTGGAGCAATTGGGGTATCAGGCTGAATCCGGCCCGTGGCGTAACTTCTATCTGACCGGGGCGCAAGAGCTGCGAAACGGCGTAGTCAAAGGCCCAACTCCGAATACCGCCAGCCCGGATACCGTTCGGGCGATGACGCCGGAAATGTTCTTCGATTATCTGGCGGTACATATCAACGGACAAAAAGCGGGCGATGCGAAGTCAGTATTTAACATCGACCTTGGTAGCGACGGCGGTAAATACAAGCTTGAGCTGGAGAATGGCGTACTGAACCATACCGCCAATGCCGAAGCAAAAGATGCCGACGCCACCGTCACGCTAAATCGCGACACGCTGAACAAAATCATCCTTAAGGAAGTGACGCTGAAACAGGCACAAGACAGCGGTGACGTGAAGATAACCGGGGACGGCGCCAAGCTTGATGCCATGCTCGGCTATATGGATAAGTTCGAATTCTGGTTCAACATCGTTACGCCGTAA
- the pptA gene encoding tautomerase PptA, which yields MPHVDIKCFPRSLTDEQKSALAADIADVIIRHLQSKDSSVSVALNEIEPEAWQGVWDAEIAPQMARLIKKPGYSM from the coding sequence ATGCCGCACGTCGATATCAAATGTTTTCCTCGCTCCCTTACCGACGAACAAAAATCCGCGCTGGCGGCGGATATTGCCGACGTCATTATTCGTCATTTGCAAAGCAAAGACAGTTCCGTGAGCGTGGCGCTTAATGAAATTGAGCCAGAGGCGTGGCAGGGCGTGTGGGATGCGGAAATTGCGCCGCAGATGGCAAGGTTGATTAAAAAACCTGGCTACAGCATGTAA
- a CDS encoding LacI family DNA-binding transcriptional regulator has protein sequence MNNARIHRRFLTRASTVKNSRPPRAPTLEDVARTAGLSPMTVSRALNTPQLVRPKTVEKVMQAVRATGYIPNALAGGLASRRSKLIAVVVPQINNNMFVDTIQSLSDELAERGYHILLCVSGYTPQTEAELVATLLSRRPDGVVLTGIHHTAELKKVILNAAIPVVEIWDLTPTPIDMLVGFSHEKVGQALADYLLEKGYSRPGLLWTADRRAGQRKQGLCDALRRHGVAADAQVDVPLPASLALGRSGLAQLLAEGAFDVIVCSSDTLAQGAIMEAESRGLRVPQELAIIGFGDLDFAASNRPAITTVSVDRRAIGQRAASLLADRIEQIPREDDIIDVGFHLVERESA, from the coding sequence ATGAATAATGCCAGGATACATCGGCGATTTTTGACAAGGGCATCGACAGTGAAAAACTCCAGACCTCCGCGTGCCCCCACGCTGGAAGATGTTGCCCGTACCGCGGGATTGTCACCCATGACGGTGAGCAGGGCGCTAAATACCCCGCAGTTGGTGCGCCCGAAAACGGTGGAAAAAGTGATGCAGGCGGTACGCGCCACCGGCTATATCCCCAACGCGCTGGCCGGGGGGTTGGCGTCGCGACGCAGTAAGCTTATCGCCGTGGTTGTCCCGCAAATTAACAACAATATGTTTGTCGATACCATCCAGTCATTAAGTGATGAACTGGCTGAACGCGGTTACCACATCTTGCTCTGCGTGTCGGGTTATACGCCGCAAACAGAGGCTGAACTGGTGGCGACGCTACTTTCACGCCGTCCGGATGGCGTAGTGCTTACCGGTATCCATCATACCGCTGAGCTGAAAAAGGTGATCCTTAATGCGGCCATCCCGGTCGTGGAGATCTGGGACTTAACGCCAACCCCCATTGATATGCTGGTCGGGTTTTCGCACGAAAAAGTCGGCCAGGCGCTGGCAGACTATTTGCTGGAAAAAGGCTATAGCCGACCCGGTTTGTTATGGACAGCCGATCGCCGGGCGGGACAGCGTAAACAAGGACTGTGCGATGCGCTGAGACGTCATGGTGTTGCGGCTGACGCACAGGTGGATGTTCCGCTTCCGGCCTCTCTGGCATTAGGGCGCAGTGGATTAGCTCAGCTATTGGCTGAAGGCGCGTTTGATGTCATTGTCTGTAGCTCAGATACGCTAGCCCAGGGGGCGATCATGGAAGCCGAAAGCCGTGGTCTACGCGTGCCGCAGGAGTTAGCGATTATCGGTTTTGGCGATCTCGATTTTGCCGCCAGTAACCGACCTGCGATCACCACCGTCAGCGTCGACCGACGGGCCATTGGACAACGTGCCGCTTCACTGCTTGCCGATCGTATCGAACAAATTCCGCGTGAAGACGATATTATTGATGTCGGCTTTCATCTGGTAGAACGAGAGTCCGCATAA
- a CDS encoding L-talarate/galactarate dehydratase: MSLSANSDAVTYAKSANAKTAAETGDRIEWVKLSLAFLPLATPVSDAKVLTGRQKPLTEVAIIIAEIRSRDGFEGVGFSYSKRAGGQGIYAHAKEIADNLLGEDPNDIDKIYTKLLWAGASVGRSGMAVQAISPIDIALWDMKAKRAGLPLAKLLGAHRDSVQCYNTSGGFLHTPLDQVLKNVVISRENGIGGIKLKVGQPNCAEDIRRLTAVREALGDDFPLMVDANQQWDRETAIRMGRKMEQFNLIWIEEPLDAYDVEGHAQLAAALDTPIATGEMLTSFREHEQLILGNASDFVQPDAPRVGGISPFLKIMDLAAKHGRKLAPHFAMEVHLHLSAAYPLEPWLEHFEWLNPLFNEQLELRDGRMWVSDRHGLGFSISEQARRWTQLTCEFGKRP, encoded by the coding sequence ATGTCTTTAAGCGCTAATTCCGATGCCGTAACCTATGCCAAATCGGCTAATGCAAAAACCGCGGCAGAAACCGGCGACCGTATCGAATGGGTTAAGCTATCCCTCGCTTTCCTTCCGCTGGCAACACCGGTCAGCGATGCCAAAGTGCTGACTGGTCGTCAGAAACCTCTCACTGAAGTCGCCATTATCATCGCCGAGATCCGCAGCCGTGACGGATTTGAGGGCGTTGGATTTAGTTACTCCAAGCGGGCTGGTGGCCAGGGGATCTACGCGCATGCCAAAGAAATTGCCGATAACCTGTTAGGCGAAGATCCAAACGATATCGACAAGATCTACACCAAACTGCTGTGGGCTGGCGCTTCCGTCGGACGCAGCGGCATGGCGGTACAGGCTATCTCCCCTATCGATATCGCCTTGTGGGATATGAAGGCCAAACGTGCAGGGTTGCCGCTGGCAAAACTGCTGGGCGCGCATCGGGACTCCGTGCAGTGCTACAACACCTCCGGCGGATTCCTGCATACGCCACTGGATCAGGTGCTTAAAAACGTGGTTATTTCCCGTGAAAACGGCATTGGCGGCATCAAACTCAAGGTTGGTCAACCAAACTGCGCTGAGGATATTCGCCGCCTAACCGCGGTGCGTGAAGCGCTGGGTGATGACTTCCCGCTGATGGTCGATGCCAATCAGCAGTGGGACCGGGAAACCGCCATCCGTATGGGACGTAAAATGGAGCAGTTCAATCTGATTTGGATTGAAGAGCCGCTGGATGCCTACGATGTTGAAGGTCACGCCCAACTGGCCGCCGCGCTTGATACCCCGATTGCTACCGGTGAAATGCTGACCAGTTTCCGCGAACATGAGCAGTTGATCCTCGGCAATGCCAGCGATTTCGTCCAGCCCGATGCACCGCGTGTGGGGGGAATTTCACCGTTCCTGAAAATTATGGACCTGGCGGCAAAACACGGACGCAAACTGGCACCGCACTTCGCCATGGAAGTTCACCTGCATCTGTCCGCCGCTTACCCGCTTGAGCCATGGCTGGAACATTTCGAATGGCTGAACCCGTTATTTAATGAACAGCTTGAGCTGCGCGATGGCCGGATGTGGGTTTCCGACCGTCACGGTCTGGGGTTCAGCATCAGCGAACAAGCGCGCCGCTGGACGCAATTGACCTGCGAGTTTGGTAAACGTCCTTAA
- a CDS encoding MFS transporter codes for MNTIIKRTKVRYGILIFLFLATVFNYADRATLSVVAPIMSKELGFDPEAMGLAFSAFGISYVIMQLPGGWLLDRYGSRLVYGCALIGWSLVTMFQGTIYLYASPLVVLIILRLLMGAIEAPAFPANSRLSVQWFPNNERGFVTSVYQAAQYISLGIITPLMTIILHNLSWHFVFYYIGAIGVILGVFWLVKVRDPMHHPKVNQQEIDYIRDGGGEPSLGNKKESQKITFAQIKSVCVNRMMIGVYIGQFCVTSITWFFLTWFPTYLYQAKGMSILKVGFVASIPAIAGFIGGLLGGVFSDWLLKRGYSLTIARKLPVICGMLLSCVIVIANYTSSEFVVIAAMSLAFFAKGFGNLGWCVLSDTSPKEVLGIAGGVFNMCGNMASIITPLVIGVILANTQSFDYAILYVGSMGLIGLVSYLFIVGPLDRITLTPSAA; via the coding sequence ATGAACACAATAATAAAGCGCACAAAAGTGCGTTACGGCATTCTGATATTTCTGTTTCTTGCGACCGTATTTAATTACGCCGATCGCGCGACGTTATCCGTCGTGGCGCCGATTATGAGTAAAGAATTAGGCTTTGATCCCGAAGCTATGGGACTGGCCTTTTCTGCCTTCGGTATTTCTTATGTCATTATGCAACTCCCCGGCGGCTGGCTACTGGATCGCTATGGCTCGCGCCTGGTATACGGCTGCGCCCTGATAGGCTGGTCGCTGGTAACCATGTTTCAGGGCACCATTTATCTGTACGCCAGCCCGTTGGTCGTATTGATTATCTTGCGATTACTGATGGGCGCCATTGAAGCGCCGGCCTTTCCAGCCAACAGTCGATTAAGCGTGCAGTGGTTTCCTAATAACGAACGCGGCTTTGTCACCTCTGTTTATCAAGCCGCACAATATATCTCGCTAGGCATTATTACGCCGTTAATGACGATTATTTTGCATAATCTCAGCTGGCACTTTGTTTTTTATTATATCGGGGCGATTGGCGTTATTCTTGGCGTATTCTGGCTGGTCAAAGTCCGAGATCCTATGCATCATCCGAAGGTAAACCAGCAGGAAATTGACTATATCCGGGACGGCGGGGGCGAACCGTCACTGGGTAATAAAAAAGAGTCACAGAAAATTACCTTTGCGCAAATTAAAAGCGTCTGCGTCAATCGCATGATGATTGGCGTATATATCGGACAGTTCTGCGTGACGTCAATTACCTGGTTCTTCCTGACCTGGTTTCCTACCTATCTGTATCAGGCGAAAGGCATGTCGATCCTTAAAGTGGGATTTGTCGCCAGTATCCCTGCCATTGCCGGTTTTATTGGTGGATTGTTAGGCGGCGTTTTCTCCGACTGGCTATTAAAGCGCGGCTACAGCCTGACGATTGCCCGTAAGCTGCCGGTTATCTGCGGAATGCTATTATCCTGCGTCATCGTTATCGCCAATTACACCTCGTCAGAGTTTGTGGTTATCGCGGCGATGAGCCTGGCATTTTTCGCCAAAGGCTTTGGCAATCTGGGATGGTGTGTTCTCAGCGATACCTCTCCAAAAGAAGTACTTGGCATTGCTGGCGGCGTATTCAATATGTGCGGCAATATGGCCAGTATCATCACCCCACTGGTGATCGGCGTCATTCTGGCGAATACCCAGTCCTTTGATTACGCCATCTTGTACGTCGGCTCGATGGGGCTGATCGGCCTGGTTTCCTATCTGTTTATCGTGGGGCCGTTGGATCGAATTACGCTCACCCCTTCTGCTGCGTAA